GCAGCTGTCTTTGAAGCAGAATTTTACATTTGCAGCactatctttaaaaaataatggtgGGTATTGATAGTAACTGGCTTCCAAAAactcaaatttaaaaattagtgcGACCAGTCAGCTGAAAGAGTTAATCTGTGCCTTAAATGTGGGATCAGTGATTAGTGATTGCAAATGAGGAGTGAATGGCCCATGTGCTCTTCATCTTGCTTTGTAGTAGCCCAGGAAGCAGCTCAGGtgcagggagatgctgctgccctGAGTGGATCCTTCACCACCACACTTCCCTGTTCCTTCTGGCTCAGCCAGAAATTAAAGGAGGTTTCAGTATTGAACCCTTTTCATTTCTTAAGCAGCTTTTATGGTTTCTAGAAGGCATTCCATTTGATGTGGtattacaggattttttttttcccccttccagTTCAGGGTGTGATGGTGGTTGATGTTTAACCACTTAATAAAATCTCATCAGACACATGAATTAATTTAGTCTTTGATTCTCTTGCTCTGTTGTACAAAATACCTCAGGGTGTTGTCTGATAGTGGGAGATGAAGGCGAGGGGGGAGAAATAGGCAGATTTATCTCTTGTCTCTGCTGTTGGCAGATAGAGCTTTTACTTTTGCTTGTAGCTCCTGGCCCACAGAAACTCCACATTAGTGATGTAGGAAACCTGCAAATCTGCAGCAGAAACTGGTGTGTGGATGGATCAGGGGTGAGggaggctggaaaaggagctgggggTTAGGATTGGCactggctgtggcactgctctgcactAAGATAAGGCCAGTGCTCAGACTGGGGCACATGGCACTGCAAAACAGTTCTCAGAGAAATGGTGTTTATATTGGAGTGGTGTTCAGTGCCTGGAAAAGTGAGTTCTCTGGAGGTCGTGTTGGTAAttaggcaggcagcagggaattCTGCCTTCCCTAGAcagctgaaggaggaaaaggggtgAATCAGACACTTTTATTTGGTGCTCCATTTGCATTGGGGTTATTAACCCAAgttgttattttgcctttcacATTTTAGAGTGAACTTTCAGTATTCATATTGACAAATTCCCTGTTTCTCAGTTTGGACAGAGAAGAGAACTAAGCCAGACTTTACACATTTTTCTagttgctttcattttattccaTGGTTGCACAGTTGGATTTTTGACTGAAAGTTGCTTTCCAGATTTTGCCTTCTCCCAAGAAATTACCCTCTTTGTTTCTCAGTAATTTGATAAGAAATGTTATTAATTACTTACAAGTAATCACATTGTTCTGTAGGCTTAACATTTTGCTTTGAGCCTCTTGAGAGTTGCAGCTGcaatcacacaaagcaaacTGTGCCTTGGAGTACCTTGTTGGGTTAATATGGTTTGAAATTAGCCTTTGGAGGAGTCGACTCTGTCATTAAACTGTTGTGACTGTTTCCTCAGAGCTTTATAAATCGAGTTAAGCTGTTGGATCCATTTGGATCTCAGTGtgttgaaggattttttttttttttttttttttttttaactgaagcaGGGTCTCAAGTCATGTAGATGATAATTTGAACACTGATGGTCCATTTAGCAACTTTTGCTTTCTAACAGCTATTTAAGAGTTGCCATTTATAAACTGCCTCTAGAACATTATATCAATGAAGCATTTATTACTTTGCTGAAATATTCACTATCTGAAACAATTACTTTTATCCTTTCCCAAGCTCCAGTAATTATGTGAAAAGAATGAGCATTTAACATCATTTCAGTCTTATTTCCCCCAAGAAAGTAAAACAGCTAATGctctgtttggcttttttttgtttgtttgttttgtctgaGAGCTCctctttaaattgtttttcctctcttgtaTAGATGGTGATGGAATTTCCTGATAATGTGCTGAACCTCGATGGACATCAGAATAACAGTACACAGTTGAAACAGTTCATCCAGGTAAATCAGTTCCTAAGAAGTGAGATTTTTGCTTTCCTCAGGTTTGTGTTTTTGCTTCTCCAGGAGGTTGTGACTCCTGGAATGCCTCAGACACGTCAGCACCTGGGAGCAATCACACATTGGTACCAAAGTGCACAGGGTTCAGTTGTGCTCTGGATTCCACAGCATTTATTGCACGTTGTCTTGTCAGGAGGCAATTGCTGCACGTCTGAGAGCTCAGAACTTACAGTGGGAGCTACAGCTTCTAAATAcatactaatttttatttttctgagcagTTTTGAACCACCCTTTCCAGTGGAAGTGTGGATTGCTCGAGGTTGGGTTCTTATGATTAGTGCCCATAGCAGGGTAGAATTTGTGTGTCAGTTTGTAGATTTTATGTAGATAAGTAGTGAGAATTGGTTTTGTGGTACCCCAGAAACTTTAATCCTAGAAACTGACAAAATTGTGACAAGTAACTGTAGCACTGTGACACCTGTAGCAGCTGCAGAGTGGTGCCTCCTGATGTCCAGAGGGGCAGAGGTTGCTGCTCTGCAGTTGCACAgttgcctcctcagggctgacagcagcagtgcagacaCGTGCTGCATGCCAAGTGCAGCTGGCTTGTGAAAATAGCTCGTTCCTGCTTTGCTGTGACTCCTGCAATTAATTACAGGAAACAGGGTTATTGCAGAGTGATAGTGCTTGGCAGGTGATTTAATGGGCCTTCCTGTAAGAGCACAAACCTTAAACGTTGCCTGATGTACCTCTGCTTTCCATATTGCATAGAAGGAGCTGAGGACGCTTTCTCTTTTCAGTGGATGCGagttctgctgtgctgtgtggtcttttcttccttcccccagaAGCTGTGGCAAGTCCTTTGTGCATGGGGAGTGTTTGAGTGGTGTGATGTGACAATAATGCAGAAAATTCCATGGTGGCATGACATTCCCTGTGCAGATACAACTCAAGTGTGGGTTTGTGTGTTGGGGTGTGAGGAAGGGactctctgctctgcacagctctgctggtggcactccagtgctgctggaagcCAAGGCAGTAATTCAGCAGTGAGAAGGACTAGAAGGGTATGTGCTTTTTGCGAGGACGTGTGCCTGGATGTGTTTGACACAGGGGCCAGGAGACACAGCTACAACTGTTTATTGACGTAAGCAATATTAGAAGGTGTTCTCATTAATGTTCTATTAATAGCACACATTGGATGTTCACTACTGAAGTGGAAGGCTTCACCCTGAGTAGTAATGTGTGCTTTCTTTAATTCCAGCTAGTAGGATTGTAATGGGAAATGGCATTTAGCCTTCCAAGAAAAATCCTGCTAAATTGTCGCGGTCTGAGCAGAACAAGTTGGTTGTAAATGAGATTTCCATAAATGCCAACGAGCTTTCGTGAATTTCCTTTCCATGTGCCAAAGACAAAACGAGTGTGAGCAGAGGTTGAAAACTTGCAGTTGGTGTGTGTGAGACCTTTTCCTACAACATCTGTGCTGAGGTGGAGAAAAAGAATTTCCCAGTTGGGACGGTTATTCTGAAGCAGCGTTCGCGGCGAAAGGAGACAACGAagaggagaacaaaaaaaagaggagaataAGCATCAAATGATTtggtttttgtggtgtttttgcAGAGACACAGCATGCTGAAGCAGCAGGACCTGAACATTGCCATGATGGTGACGTCGCGGGAGGTGCTGAGCGCGCTGTCGCAGCTGGTGCCGTGCGTGGGCTGCCGGCGCAGCGTGGAGcgcctcttctcccagctcgTGGAGTCAGGGAACCCTGCCCTGGAGCCCCTCACCGTGGGGCCCAAGGGGGTGCTCTCAGTCACCCGCAGCTGCATGACTGATGCCAAGAAGCTTTACACGCTCTTCTACGTGCATGGGTCAGTGTCTGCGAGCTGCTTGCACCGTCCCCGCGCTCTGCGCGTTGCCTCGTTGTCGCAGCACGTTCTCCTCTTCAACATCCGTAATtacagctgctccttgcctAAACTGGGGAAAAAGCAAACCTCATCTTTGATAGCACCAGCTGCAGTGCCATGATTGCAGTTGGAAGATGCCAATGTTTAATGTTCGGTCCTTAATCAGATGCAGGCCCTGCGGGGTTTTCCTGGTCTCTGGAAGAAGAGTGTTTGCCTCACTGGTTGGCgtgtaaaaaaatgaaatacaagtGTTAATTTTTTCCACCAAAGCTTGCTGCTCTTGGGTAGAAAGGTAACGCTGAGAAAGTGAAACCTTCTGGGCTTGGTGAGCACAACAAATACCCCAGTGCCATTAGTTCCTCAGCTGTCAGCAGAGCAAACAGTGAGTGCTCAGCACAGTGTGTCTTGGCCTTCCAGTTGGCTTCAGCTTGTTCTTCTTGCTCCAGTTAGCAGGAAAAGTAGGGAAGGTCAGTGCAGAGTTGAGATTGAGATGGGGAAAGTGAGGCAGTGTAACCTGATCCAGTGGTTTTCAGGATACAAAgttcctcacttttttttttttttttttcttttccataggTCCAAACTGAATGACATGATTGATGCAATTCCCAAAAGTAAGAAGAACAAGAGGTGTCAGCTACACTCCCTGGacacacacaaaccaaaacCTTTGGGGTAAGTCTGTGTTTAAAAAGCacaattgaaatattttaaggagGCAAAGTACtgagactaatttattttcaagcattGGGATTAATTTTTATGCTCTGATCTGCTTGCCAGAGTGGCAGTTGGATTGTAGCAGACCCAAATAGTTGttggggagaaggaagagaagcatCAGGAGTTTTGGGCATGCCCAGGGCATGGATGGCTTGTGCACTGTGATATAAACAGTGCTCTAGAAAGACAAACTGGTTTTTGTGCTCTAGACCAAAATGGTTGCTCAGCAGATTTTCTCACATTTAGGTCAAAGGGTACATGCTAAATAAATATACATCCTTTTGCTTGGCATTATTAAAAATTCCTTGCACAACTGTTAACCAAGGGCTTTATTGTGGTTGGATGCAGGGTTAAAACTGGAACtccataaaatgtattttctcaaaAGTGACAGCATGTTTTGAATACACCACTGCACAATATGCATATATGCCTCTGTCTTGAAGTTGAAATGATTTATTCCAGCTGGTTAAGCAGAAAAACACTCCCTGTAAATCTATTGTGGATTCTGGGGAGGTTTCTTGTTTGTGGTgtggctcctttttttttttttttttttttttttcatatgatgACCATAAATTAGTCTCTTGGGCTTAATTGGAGTGTCTGGACCTTTTTTACTCAgctgtgttctgctgctgctgaagcctCCAACCTGTGAAAGCTTGCTCATGGTTTCCAGTTACAAGACATGTATTTTTCTATGCAGATTGGAGTCTCTCTGGGTTTAGTTAAATCCCCTGGGATACCAGGCATGTGGAATTTGACACTTGATTTTTGATTGTGCTGATTGAGGATACTGGGAGCTAATCATTATCTGCTATTATATTTTGGTTACAGGCCTTtcacaaaattactttaaagcTTATGTTACACAAGATCCTGAGAGTATAGGGGTGTagatacatatatttatttcttaaataaagcaaattcaTAGCATCATGAaagtgggttttggggttcttttaTACTTAGTAAGCTTAATCTTTCCTGTGTGAGAACAGATGCTGTGGAACCTGCAGTTGGCGCTTTGGCAAGGTAGAACAATTCTGAAGCTGAATGAATagagaggaaaatgctgcttttatttcctcatttcatGCTGGAATAAATCCCCTTAGTTCTTTGGATGCTGGCAGGTTAACAGGGAATATGAGGAAGAGCAATGTTTTATACTCTGCAGGTAAAACGTTGGGGTTCTCAGAGAACATGGCCTGTGGACAAGCACTGCAGCTTGCTAAAGAAGCAGGACTTGCACTCCCCATCTCAGCTAAAACCCCTGAGTTGTGTACAGAAGTGACCAGAGTTTATCAGCATTgatataaatgcaaataaatctGCCTGCAGTGGACACAAACAGGCTCTGGCTGGGCTGTTGTCACAGAACAAACTTCATTTACCAACCTAGAGCTCCTGCTCCACGTCTTTACAAGAAACTCCTTCAGATGGGTTGCATCTGTTGGGCATTTCCTCCACACAAAACAGGCTTTGAGTTGGAGCTGTGTGTTTAATTAGAGGAGTTATGTAAGCAGCTAATGCCACTCGAGGGTTACTTGATGACCTCAGTCTGTGCCTGGCTTTTGGCTCCTCAGCTCCGTTTGGGGCTCAGGAGCATTTCAAACTCCCCTAAATGCAAGCCCTGTGACCTGGCAAACTGGATAATGGCACACAGAACTCCTCTAATTAGGAAACAGGGCTGCTTCTTCCCATGTTCCTGCTCTGTTGTGTCCATAACACAGAAATGACCATTCTGATAAAGTGTCAAGTGTAGACAAGCCTGTAAGTAACCATGACTTGTTAAAGTCCATTTTCTTGCTCACTTTTAGCACATCCAAATGTGAGTTGTAAAGTTACTTTGATATTCTAACAGATTTTTGAAATTTGAGGTAGGATGTTTTATGGTGAaagttgttttgggtttttttttttttcgttttgcttttttcttttgttgttttaccAAATTGTCTTCAGCTGACAAGTACTAAAACTTGTATTTGTTTATACTTAAAGTAATAGTCTGAAAATCACAGCTGGTTTGCAGCTGTAACATTAGAAAGCCATGGTGAGTCTGGGTTATAAACAAGGACAGCAAAATTTGCATATTAGTTCTGACCCAAACTTTCATAGATGTTAAGGCTTAGCCTATAAagaattcaaattaaattaaggaacagagcagcattttccatAGGATTTTTTAAGGAAGAATAACTAGCTGATAATATATATGTTATAGGTCTGAAAAATGTTTGGTAATACTGTGTGACAATGAAAGGAGCAGTAGCAGACTCAGTTCAAAGAAATTAAGAGCAGTTAAGAAAAGTAGAGAAgacaggaagaggaagaacaagTGTAGCATCATTTTCTGCTATGGACTTTCCCAGGGAGCAGTCAGGTAAAGAATGAGGCTCTGCTGGGTTTCTTTGCTGCCCCCCAGCAGGATAATGAAGAGTTTGGTGTCATTTCCATGCAGGGGTTGCTGGATGGATGTGTGGGAGCTCATGTCCCAGGAGTGCAGGGATGAAGTGGTTCTGATCGACTCCAGCTGCCTCCTAGAAACGTTAGAAACCTACCTACGAAAACACAGGTATGTGAGGGGAGCAAACCACACCTTCCTTTGGGGAATCACTTGGTTTTTGTGAGCTCAAAACGCTCAAAgtgcagagggtttttttcttgtgaagcTGAAGATCTCAGCTTGGTGGTGATGGGAGGCTTTGCCACGCGGTTGATGAGACAAAGATGGTGGAACATTCTTTGTGTTTAATGAAAGGGAAGATGTGGAGACCTCTGATGAAGTCCTAGCTGCTTGTCTTATTTTTTTGGCTGGGTTTAAATGATGATTTACAGTTTAAAAACTGTGTGTTCTCATTCAGTCTTTGACTGCTCTTGGGCTGTGCTTGTTTTTAGGCTTTCAGGGACTATGTGCCGTTTCAGAATCCTGTGAGCTGCTCTACTGCAAGCAGATTTTAGGCTTGGTGTTGCCTTTAAAGCACTGTTTTAAACCACTTATTTATGCCTGGTGCTGTTAAATCTCTCTTGCAGGGCAGGAATAAACCATTAAATTATAGTTGCATGTGCACAGGACCTGCCGTGCTGATTGAAAAGTTTTAATTTCCAGCAGTCTCAAGGTTCTGATATCAACTGTGGGGGCACAGATGGGCGCGGGGGTGGCGGTGCTGTGGAAATAACactttggaaacaaaataaCTTTAATCTCCTGTGACATTAAACACTGCCTTGGCTGCCTTCCTGGTGCTAACCTGCAATAATactgctgttttctctccttccacCACAGAAAGCAGACAGGTATCGTAGCTCTAGCAGCAAAATATCTTTGATTTAGTGCTGTTGAATGGCTGGAGACACTAGGAGAGGGAAAAACACCATCCAAAGCTGGCATGGGGAGCCAGCTTTGAGCTGAAATGTGAGCAGCTTGTCTGACTTGCATTTTTAGAGTCATCCAGCAAGAGATCTCGTAGCCTCTTGAAGGTTACTCCTCTTATGACACAGAATGAGCTTAATTTGcttgtattttaattataagTATACTCCTGTCACATGTGAGCTGTCACATGTTTAAAATGAGTATGTTGTGTTATAAATAACCCTCGTTTGGCCATCAGCACCGCAATCtaataattcaaaatatgtCTGTGGTAGAAACAAGGATCACTCTTGTACAGCAGGCACCGGAGGATACTTTGCCTTGTTTCTTATCACTCACTTGAGTACACTTGAAAGAATTGCTGGAAGGTGATGTGATATGTGTTACTTGAGATTTTGAGGGAGTATTTGCTCACTGCTGAGATTTCTGATCTTTGAGTTGAATTCCTTGTGGGGATTTCTTCAAATCGAGGATTTGCTGGGTGGGCTGCGCTCCGTGGGTCAGGGGACAGAAGTTTGATATCCAGGTCAGTAACGTAGAATAGGTGGGATAATTCATGGTCAGTTTAGGTGGATCGTAGCCAGAATACcataataattacatttttttggagcagcacagcccttccACACCCCAGTTCAGACACATCACCGCGCACCCGGCGCATTCGCCTGATTCTgtgcttcccccccccccacccagaTTTTGCACCGACTGCAAGAACAAAGTGCTGCGTGCCTACAACATCCTGATCGGGGAGCTGGACTGCAGCAAGGAGAAGGGCTACTGTGCTGCCCTGTACGAGGGGCTGCGCTGCTGCCCCCACGAGCGCCACATCCACGTGTGCTGCGAGACCGACTTCATCGCGCACCTCTTGGGCCGGGCCGAGCCCGAGTTCGCAGGAGGGTATGAGTATGTAATTGGCTAGAGTGGGCTATCTAGCGCTTTGCTTCTTTATTTGACTCTTCAAATGTCTTTGCCCAAAGTGgctttttttgcctctttgctGTGTGATGAACTCGTGGTTGTGGATATCTGTACCTGGCGTAGGCTCGGAGAGAGCGCTTGGAAGgttttcagctgtgctttggaaggaaggaagtgacCAAATGTCTTCCAGTTGGTTGTTcactccctgcagctgcctgcttgcCCACTGAGGTGTTCAAATATGCGAAATAGAAAGAGAGCCTTGGTCCAGTTTTGCCAAATGCCAAGTATTCAAGTTAGCTTTGTTGCCAGTTGTGTATTTCCGAACCTTTTTTTAAGCATCTTGAAACTGTCCAGTGAAAAGGACAGTTCTGAGCTCAGTATTGGAGAATCAAAGAATGAGTTGGAAGtgacattaaagatcatctagttccaacctcaGTGCCTTTAAAGCTCAGTCATAACTGTTTAATAAGGAGGGTAAATCCTTTCATAGTAGTTTTCCCTTAACAGATCGACCAAATTGATAGATAATAGATGGATAATGAACAGATTaatactgaaatgtttttactctgCACGGTAAGTAATGTACATAATTCCCTGTGTGTTTATTCAGCCTGAGCTAACTGAAATAATTGCTGTGAACTCCAGCAAATTTTAGGACACAAAAGAATGCATCTCTGGCATTTAAACTCTTGATCCCTCCTAGGAAGGGCAGGATATGGCACCTGAAGCCAGAGGTGGCAAGGCACAGTGCTGCTTCACAGTGGTGGCTTTGACCTGTTCCTTTCTATTTTGCATCTgcatgcagcacagcagagccctgccaggctgctcctgcaaacacagctgcagTTGTACCTCCAGAGAACACGTCGGCCCTGCTTTGATCCCATGGTTGGCTTCTAGCTGCCCTAACAATGCTTTGGTTCCCCTTTCCCCCAGACGGAGAGAGAGGCACGCCAAGACAATAGACATAGCCCAGGAGGAGGTTCTCACCTGCCTGGGCATCCACCTCTACGAGAGGTTGCACCGGATCTGGCAGAAGCTGAGGGCTGAGGAGCAGACGTGGCAGATGCTCTTTTACCTGGGGGTCGATGCTTTACGCAAGAGCTTTGAGGTAAAAACATCCAGTTTTGTCCAACTTgtgtctgagctgctgcagtAACTGGGCCTGTTGTCACTGTagttcattttctgcttttcagcactGGGCTGGAAGGAGTGTCAAGGGTGTTGCAGTCAGTCCCTTGTTCAGCTGTGTGACATCCATGCACAGCACAACTGGAGTGTGTTCCCATGTGGAATAAACTGGGATATAAAAGATTGAGGCTTGCTTTTACTTTCAAGCTGCCCATTCCAGTACACTGAACCTTCTGTGttattaattctgtttttctacCTGATTGCACTGGAGGATGTGCTTTTGAATTACAAAAGTGGTTGCAAACTCTTGTGTTCAGCTTGTTCCGAGTGCACTCTGATCCTGTGGGATCCTGAGCTTCAGACAGAACTCCTTTAACATCTGCCAATACTTAATATTCATTATCAGTTTATATGGCATGGATATCTTTTTTGTTATGTTCATCTTCCATTCATAATAACTGTTCTCTCTAAAAGCCTCTAAAACAccagagaagaaggaggaaaatcaGTTTGGGAAGGATCATAGTGGAACCTTGAGCTGGTTAGTTCTTGGAGTTTTTTTACTCCCGCAGGACCAGAGTATCACAGATCCACCAATGCAATAAAATCTGCAGCtcttcactgaaaaatgtgAATCTGGGCCATAGGTGCAAGCCAGAGCTCCCCCACACATGAGTTTCCAGCAATCTAAACCGAGTGGCTGCATCTTGGTGGGCATTTCTCTCCTGTAGTCGATAGTTGTGTTACTGGGATTTCATTCGtggctgttttccttctcctgttttacaaatgaaaaagctCGAACTGTGATGAGTTCCATAACTGGACCTAACCTCTTGTAAACAGATGGCTGTGGAAAAAGTGCAGGGCATTAGTCGattggagcagctctgtgaagaGTTTTCAGAAGAAGAGAGAGTGAGAGAGCTTAAACAAGAGAAGAAACGCCAAAAGCGGAAGAACAGAcggaaaaataaatgtgtgtgtgagatccctgctcctctgcaggcagcagaagagaaggaaatcaaTCAGGCAAAGGTAAACATGGGTAGCTGGGGCTTTTTGGGGCTTCATCCATCAGCTCACTGTTCCATGGTAGAGTTCTTGAGGgattttcttgtattttggTCCCTGGTGGAATTTAATGCTCTTTGAGATGAGCAGAGTCTTTGTGAAGTAGTTACCTGGGACTCCTCAGCTTTTGGGGTTTGGTGGGGTGGGGGTTTTTTATAAATCACAAATCTGAGGTTCAGGTCATGCCAGTCTCTCAGAACCTGGGGATTCAAATGCTGCTTGTAGACAATTACCACTGAATTTTTGGAGAGGTGGAATCTTTAAGTGCAGTTATTATTCAGGATCCCTTGGCTGACCTTAATGGGCTGTGACTGTGGGTCAAGGTAAattggttggggttttgtttagTTGTGTTGTACTTGTGAAGAATTCTAAGCAATGCTGTTATCAGTCAGTGTCAGCTGGTTTTTCTCATGGAAAGAGTATCCTTTACAAAAATGCTGGCTGAGCTGCTTTCAGTGCCtgcaaatgttttttgtttctgtttgaagGAGAACTCAAACTTCACGGAAAGCAGCTGCAAAGCCTGTGGTAGCACCGAAGAAGCCAACAACTGTGTAGAAGTAATTGTTACTAATGAAAGCACTTCTTGCACTTGTCCTAGTAGTGGTACCCTATTAGGCTCACCTAAAATCAAGAAAGGTATGTTAAAtgtcagtatttttcatttttaaaaagcatttgcCATTCACGGGGTGAACAGCGGtcacctatttttaaaaaggagtccctgcccgtggcagggagGTGGAATGAGGGTGATTTTAAGGACACTTACAATCCAAACCTGTCTGGGGTTCTCTGAAGTCTTTCTTGCTAGAGGCATAACTAAAGAATGTGCAGCAGTTCCTACAGATGGCAGTAATTTTGGCCTCTGTCTCAGGTTTATCTCCACACTGTACTGGCAGCGACTGTGGCTACTCCTCGAGCATGGAGGGCAGCGAAACGGGGTCCCGGGAGGGCTCGGACGTGGCCTGCACTGAGGGCATCTGCAACCATGATGAAAATGGTAGGTTTGGGAAGAAGATAATGATGCTTTAAtatccccagagctgcagcatctcAAAAGAAACGTGGCTGTGTTTTGCAGGGGACGATGCCTGCGTCCATCGCTGCGACGAcaaggaggaggatgg
Above is a genomic segment from Vidua chalybeata isolate OUT-0048 chromosome 20, bVidCha1 merged haplotype, whole genome shotgun sequence containing:
- the GGNBP2 gene encoding gametogenetin-binding protein 2 isoform X4, which translates into the protein MARLVAVCRDGEEEFPFEKRQIPLYIDDTLTMVMEFPDNVLNLDGHQNNSTQLKQFIQRHSMLKQQDLNIAMMVTSREVLSALSQLVPCVGCRRSVERLFSQLVESGNPALEPLTVGPKGVLSVTRSCMTDAKKLYTLFYVHGSKLNDMIDAIPKSKKNKRCQLHSLDTHKPKPLGGCWMDVWELMSQECRDEVVLIDSSCLLETLETYLRKHRFCTDCKNKVLRAYNILIGELDCSKEKGYCAALYEGLRCCPHERHIHVCCETDFIAHLLGRAEPEFAGGRRERHAKTIDIAQEEVLTCLGIHLYERLHRIWQKLRAEEQTWQMLFYLGVDALRKSFEMAVEKVQGISRLEQLCEEFSEEERVRELKQEKKRQKRKNRRKNKCVCEIPAPLQAAEEKEINQAKENSNFTESSCKACGSTEEANNCVEVIVTNESTSCTCPSSGTLLGSPKIKKGLSPHCTGSDCGYSSSMEGSETGSREGSDVACTEGICNHDENGDDACVHRCDDKEEDGDSCVECWANAEESNIKGKNKKKKKKSKALKCENDHIQKLGSCLADAGSRETSGNLTHTEFHRDKTKDTHAESCCSADKSGQQLPWFEHMKNVSQFAEPTEMSLVPDTGKGAKSLVELLDESECTSDEELFISQDEIQSFMANNKSFYSNREQYRQHLKEKFNKYCRLNDHKGPVCNSWLATAGAN
- the GGNBP2 gene encoding gametogenetin-binding protein 2 isoform X3, yielding MARLVAVCRDGEEEFPFEKRQIPLYIDDTLTMVMEFPDNVLNLDGHQNNSTQLKQFIQRHSMLKQQDLNIAMMVTSREVLSALSQLVPCVGCRRSVERLFSQLVESGNPALEPLTVGPKGVLSVTRSCMTDAKKLYTLFYVHGSKLNDMIDAIPKSKKNKRCQLHSLDTHKPKPLGGCWMDVWELMSQECRDEVVLIDSSCLLETLETYLRKHRFCTDCKNKVLRAYNILIGELDCSKEKGYCAALYEGLRCCPHERHIHVCCETDFIAHLLGRAEPEFAGGYERRERHAKTIDIAQEEVLTCLGIHLYERLHRIWQKLRAEEQTWQMLFYLGVDALRKSFEMAVEKVQGISRLEQLCEEFSEEERVRELKQEKKRQKRKNRRKNKCVCEIPAPLQAAEEKEINQAKENSNFTESSCKACGSTEEANNCVEVIVTNESTSCTCPSSGTLLGSPKIKKGLSPHCTGSDCGYSSSMEGSETGSREGSDVACTEGICNHDENGDDACVHRCDDKEEDGDSCVECWANAEESNIKGKNKKKKKKSKALKCENDHIQKLGSCLADAGSRETSGNLTHTEFHRDKTKDTHAESCCSADKSGQQLPWFEHMKNVSQFAEPTEMSLVPDTGKGAKSLVELLDESECTSDEELFISQDEIQSFMANNKSFYSNREQYRQHLKEKFNKYCRLNDHKGPVCNSWLATAGAN
- the GGNBP2 gene encoding gametogenetin-binding protein 2 isoform X1; this encodes MARLVAVCRDGEEEFPFEKRQIPLYIDDTLTMVMEFPDNVLNLDGHQNNSTQLKQFIQRHSMLKQQDLNIAMMVTSREVLSALSQLVPCVGCRRSVERLFSQLVESGNPALEPLTVGPKGVLSVTRSCMTDAKKLYTLFYVHGSKLNDMIDAIPKSKKNKRCQLHSLDTHKPKPLGSEKCLVILCDNERSSSRLSSKKLRAVKKSREDRKRKNKCSIIFCYGLSQGAVRGCWMDVWELMSQECRDEVVLIDSSCLLETLETYLRKHRFCTDCKNKVLRAYNILIGELDCSKEKGYCAALYEGLRCCPHERHIHVCCETDFIAHLLGRAEPEFAGGYERRERHAKTIDIAQEEVLTCLGIHLYERLHRIWQKLRAEEQTWQMLFYLGVDALRKSFEMAVEKVQGISRLEQLCEEFSEEERVRELKQEKKRQKRKNRRKNKCVCEIPAPLQAAEEKEINQAKENSNFTESSCKACGSTEEANNCVEVIVTNESTSCTCPSSGTLLGSPKIKKGLSPHCTGSDCGYSSSMEGSETGSREGSDVACTEGICNHDENGDDACVHRCDDKEEDGDSCVECWANAEESNIKGKNKKKKKKSKALKCENDHIQKLGSCLADAGSRETSGNLTHTEFHRDKTKDTHAESCCSADKSGQQLPWFEHMKNVSQFAEPTEMSLVPDTGKGAKSLVELLDESECTSDEELFISQDEIQSFMANNKSFYSNREQYRQHLKEKFNKYCRLNDHKGPVCNSWLATAGAN
- the GGNBP2 gene encoding gametogenetin-binding protein 2 isoform X2 yields the protein MARLVAVCRDGEEEFPFEKRQIPLYIDDTLTMVMEFPDNVLNLDGHQNNSTQLKQFIQRHSMLKQQDLNIAMMVTSREVLSALSQLVPCVGCRRSVERLFSQLVESGNPALEPLTVGPKGVLSVTRSCMTDAKKLYTLFYVHGSKLNDMIDAIPKSKKNKRCQLHSLDTHKPKPLGSEKCLVILCDNERSSSRLSSKKLRAVKKSREDRKRKNKCSIIFCYGLSQGAVRGCWMDVWELMSQECRDEVVLIDSSCLLETLETYLRKHRFCTDCKNKVLRAYNILIGELDCSKEKGYCAALYEGLRCCPHERHIHVCCETDFIAHLLGRAEPEFAGGRRERHAKTIDIAQEEVLTCLGIHLYERLHRIWQKLRAEEQTWQMLFYLGVDALRKSFEMAVEKVQGISRLEQLCEEFSEEERVRELKQEKKRQKRKNRRKNKCVCEIPAPLQAAEEKEINQAKENSNFTESSCKACGSTEEANNCVEVIVTNESTSCTCPSSGTLLGSPKIKKGLSPHCTGSDCGYSSSMEGSETGSREGSDVACTEGICNHDENGDDACVHRCDDKEEDGDSCVECWANAEESNIKGKNKKKKKKSKALKCENDHIQKLGSCLADAGSRETSGNLTHTEFHRDKTKDTHAESCCSADKSGQQLPWFEHMKNVSQFAEPTEMSLVPDTGKGAKSLVELLDESECTSDEELFISQDEIQSFMANNKSFYSNREQYRQHLKEKFNKYCRLNDHKGPVCNSWLATAGAN